One window of the Trifolium pratense cultivar HEN17-A07 linkage group LG2, ARS_RC_1.1, whole genome shotgun sequence genome contains the following:
- the LOC123911369 gene encoding dnaJ protein ERDJ2A, whose protein sequence is MAASEETSALFPIFILTIMAIPIVPYTITKLCRAASKKSKSIHCQCNDCSRSGKYRKSIFQRILSVSTYSNLTLLLLWVIMIILVYYIKTRSTEITVFDPFSILGLEPGATESEIKKNYRRLSIQYHPDKNPDPEAHKYFVEHIAKAYQALTDPIARENYEKYGHPDGRQGFQMGIALPQFLLNIDGASGGILLLWIVGLCILLPLVVAVVYLSRSSKYTGNYVMHQTLSTYYYFMKPSLAPSKVMDVFTKAAEYMEIPVRRTDDEPLQKLFMLVRSELNLDLKNIKQEQAKFWKQHPALVKTELLVQAQLTREFGALSPSLAGDFRRILETAPRLLEELMKMAVIPRNAQGHGWLRPAIGVVELSQCIIQAVPLSARKTTGGSPEGIAPFLQLPHISEAVVKKVARKKVRTFQELYDMDAQERDELLTQTAGLSSEEVQDVEIVLGMMPSLTLDVTCETEGEEGIQEGDIVTIHAWINNKRGNGLIAALPHAPYYPFHKEENFWFLLADSVSNNVWFFQKVSFMDEGAAVTAASKAIAESKEGSGATPKETSKAVAEAVEKVKGGSRLVMGKFQAPSEGNYNLTCYCLCDSWLGCDRKTNLKFKVLKRTRAGTRGAVLADEGPIMEDGIEEDEDHEDEEYDDDYESEYSEDEEDDQNSKNKKQAANGTTKKNGQADESSGSDEE, encoded by the exons ATGGCGGCTTCGGAGGAGACGAGTGCATTGTTCCCGATATTCATATTGACAATAATGGCCATCCCTATAGTTCCTTATACAATAACAAAATTATGTCGTGCGGCTTCTAAGAAATCAAAGAGCATTCACTGTCAGTGCAATGACTGCTCACGATCCGGGAAGTACCGCAAATCAATATTTCAGAGG ATTCTGAGTGTCTCAACATATAGTAATTTGACATTATTACTACTTTGGGTGATTATGATTATTCTGGTTTATTACATAAAGACTAGGAGTACTGAG ATCACAGTTTTTGATCCATTTAGTATTCTTGGATTAGAGCCTGGAGCAACAGAGTCtgaaataaagaaaaactaTAGGAGACTTTCTATTCAGTACCATCCAGATAAAAATCCAGATCCAG AGGCACACAAGTACTTCGTTGAGCACATTGCTAAGGCTTATCAAGCTCTGACTGATCCAATAGCTCGTGAAAATTACGAAAAGTATGGCCATCCTGATGGTAGACAG GGATTTCAAATGGGTATAGCTCTCCCTCAATTCCTGCTTAATATTGACGGGGCATCTGGTGGGATACTTTTGCTTTGGATTGTTGGTTTGTGCATTCTTTTGCCATTGGTCGTGGCTGTTGTCTATCTCTCAAGATCATCAAAGTATACTGGCAACTATGTGATGCATCAAACACTTTCCACTTACTATTACTTCATGAAGCCTTCTTTGGCTCCCAG CAAAGTCATGGATGTCTTCACAAAGGCTGCTGAATACATGGAAATTCCAGTTCGAAGGACTGATGATGAACCTCTTCAGAAGCTTTTTATGTTGGTAAGGAGTGAGTTGAATCTTGACCTCAAGAACATTAAGCAAGAGCAGGCCAAGTTTTGGAAGCAGCATCCTGCACTAGTTAAG acGGAGCTGTTAGTCCAAGCTCAGTTGACTCGTGAATTTGGTGCCTTGTCTCCATCTTTAGCAGGAGATTTCAGACGGATTTTGGAAACAGCACCTCGTCTGCTTGAAGAGCTAATGAAG ATGGCAGTTATACCACGGAATGCTCAGGGACATGGGTGGCTGAGACCTGCGATTGGTGTTGTTGAGCTTTCTCAATGTATCATCCAG GCTGTTCCTCTCAGTGCTAGAAAGACTACCGGCGGATCACCTGAAGGAATTGCACCATTTCTGCAGCTGCCACATATTAGTGAGGCTGTTGTTAAGAAGGTGGCCCGTAAG AAGGTGAGAACATTTCAGGAACTTTATGATATGGACGCACAAGAGCGAGATGAGCTACTTACTCAAACGGCAGGCTTATCGTCTGAAGAAGTGCAGGATGTTGAGATTGTACTGGGTATGATGCCTTCCTTGACCCTTGACGTAACTTGTGAAACTGAAGGAGAAGAGGGTATACAAGAAGGTGACATTGTTACTATCCATGCTTGGATTAATAATAAAAGGGGTAATGGCCTGATTGCTGCCCTTCCACATGCCCCCTACTACCCATTTCACAAGGAAGAGAATTTCTGGTTTTTGCTTGCGGATTCTGTTTCAAACAATGTGTGGTTTTTTCAGAAGGTTAGTTTCATGGACGAAGGTGCTGCTGTAACTGCTGCTTCTAAGGCAATTGCGGAATCTAAGGAGGGTTCCGGAGCAACCCCGAAGGAGACCAGCAAGGCAGTTGCAGAAGCAGTGGAGAAGGTTAAGGGAGGCTCTAGATTGGTAATGGGCAAGTTCCAGGCCCCATCAGAGGGTAACTATAATTTAACTTGCTATTGTTTGTGCGACTCTTGGTTGGGCTGTGACAGGAAGACAAATTTAAAGTTCAAAGTTTTGAAACGGACTCGGGCTGGCACTAGGGGGGCTGTTTTGGCTGATGAGGGACCTATCATGGAGGATGGAATTGAGGAGGATGAGGACCATGAGGATGAAGAgtatgatgatgattatgagaGTGAGTAtagtgaagatgaagaagatgatcaaaactcaaaaaataagaaacaagCTGCTAATGGAACCACGAAAAAAAATGGTCAAGCTGACGAAAGTTCAGGCTCTGATGAAGAATga